One Roseburia rectibacter DNA window includes the following coding sequences:
- the fliQ gene encoding flagellar biosynthesis protein FliQ: MTEGQVLDVAKEAIYTIIICSAPMLIISLVVGLIVSIFQTVTSIQEQTLTFVPKIIAVFVGLMIFGSWILTNLTEFVTTLWSNFSMYLG; the protein is encoded by the coding sequence ATGACAGAAGGACAGGTACTTGATGTAGCAAAAGAAGCAATTTATACGATTATAATCTGTTCGGCTCCAATGTTGATCATTTCACTGGTTGTTGGTTTGATTGTCAGTATTTTCCAGACGGTTACATCTATTCAGGAGCAGACGCTGACGTTTGTTCCTAAAATTATTGCAGTATTTGTCGGACTTATGATTTTTGGATCATGGATTTTGACAAATCTGACAGAATTCGTGACGACATTATGGTCGAATTTTAGTATGTATCTCGGTTAG